From Solanum lycopersicum chromosome 8, SLM_r2.1, the proteins below share one genomic window:
- the LOC138337805 gene encoding uncharacterized protein: MHPPIKFHNDVGVKVFLDQMRVNLYFFTKYPLCITLKDREQYNEGHGVIITDKINSDVRLLQTNIDLYSNNSIRLIGMNLDGVINDNSEIDNDIIYDHSNLFVADNQIYNNKETLKVVMRHVGLVEKFSFRVARCNASNYHLNCISKTCSWILRASSLNKSNLFKVRKYIAQDTCSVRERVYARRQGITDVVAVLIMEKYIDPSTVYTTKDIADDMLKLHGVSLTFIQSLRAKEKAVKLVRGDPAESYAKLPGYFYILEQTYLGSVFKIKRKEGDTFLYTFVALEACIRGWEYCRPIIVVDGAGLKCSYGGTILTASTMDPGGHILPLAYAIVDSENDASWTWFFEQFKENFNRNTEDLKILFFTLAKAYTKQQFETITERIDQVIPSTVDLHVVAEGAKKYIVNLNTRMCSCGRFQHYEIPSGHAIAVLRYKKLREANFCSAFYSLKNFRDAYAIPVEPIPCESTLDIPSYISEPKMMSPGQKRSTERSKFDRLKGFADVKFKRTKSTCSRCHQVGHNRKTCSNYPVQKNDFLLLYLRF; encoded by the exons ATGCATCCACCTATTAAATTTCATAATGATGTCGGGGTAAAGGTTTTCCTAGATCAGATGAGGGtgaatttgtatttctttacaAAATATCCATTAtgcatcactttgaaagatcgtGAGCAGTATAACGAAGGTCATGGAGTTATAATTACTGATAAAATAAATTCTGATGTTAGATTATTACAGACTAACATTGATTTGTACTCCAACAATTCTATCCGTTTGATTGGAATGAATTTAGACGGTGTTATCAATGATAATAGTGAAATAGATAATGATATCATATATGACCATTCTAACCTATTTGTAGCTGATAATcagatttataataataaagaaaccCTTAAGGTGGTTATGAGGCATGTTGGACTTGTTGAAAAATTCAGTTTTCGTGTTGCGCGCTGTAATGCATCTAA TTATCACCTGAATTGTATTTCTAAAACTTGTTCTTGGATCTTGAGGGCATCTAGtttgaataaatcaaatttattcaaaGTTAGGAAGTATATTGCTCAGGACACTTGTTCTGTTAGAGAAAGAGTTTATGCCAGACGTCAGGGGATAACTGACGTTGTAGCTGTCTTGATAATGGAGAAGTATATTGATCCATCTACGGTATATACTACAAAAGATATAGCTGATGATATGTTGAAATTGCATGGCGTTTCGTTGACGTTCATACAGTCATTGAGAGCTAAAGAAAAAGCAGTAAAGTTGGTGCGTGGAGATCCAGCAGAGTCCTATGCAAAATTACCTG gttatttttatattttggagCAAACATATCTAGGAtctgtttttaaaattaaaaggaaagaagGTGATACATTTTTATACACATTTGTTGCGTTAGAAGCTTGTATTAGAGGTTGGGAATATTGTAGGCCAATTATAGTTGTTGATGGTGCGGGTTTAAAATGTTCATATGGTGGTACAATATTAACTGCCAGCACAATGGATCCGGGAG GTCATATACTTCCGTTGGCGTATGCGATAGTAGATTCTGAAAATGATGCTTCATGGACTTGGTTCTTTGAGCAGTTTAAGGAA AATTTCAATAGAAATACTGAAGATTTGAAGATTTTGTTCTTTACATTGGCAAAAGCTTATACAAAACAACAGTTTGAGACAATTACGGAAAGAATAGATCAG GTGATACCTTCAACCGTTGATCTGCATGTTGTAGCTGAAGGAGCAAAGAAATACATAGTAAATTTGAACACAAGGATGTGTAGTTGCGGTAGATTTCAACATTATGAGATACCATCTGGTCATGCAATTGCAGTTCTCCGGTACAAGAAGTTACGTGAAGCAAATTTCTGTTCTGCTTTTTATAGCCTCAAGAATTTCAGAGATGCTTATGCCATTCCTGTCGAGCCTATCCCATGCGAGAGTACATTGGATATACCAAGTTATATTTCAGAGCCTAAAATGATGTCACCCGGTCAAAAAAGATCAACGGAAAGATCCAAATTTGATCGCTTGAAGGGGTTCGCTGATGTGAAATTCAAGAGGACAAAAAGCACATGCAGTAGATGCCATCAAGTTGGACACAATAGGaagacatgttcaaattatcctgTACAAAAAAATGATTTCCTACTGTTATATCTGCGTTTTTGA